In Ruficoccus amylovorans, one DNA window encodes the following:
- a CDS encoding phage tail tape measure C-terminal domain-containing protein has translation MNNLLQVILDFKANLNGLDRFVSAYKARMEQVEAFNARIQNGEAALRGMLTKLGSVLGAAALYRYTQEARAAEEAQNELTQALRRTGQVQYRDQLLAQADALEEVTKFSAEQVQAVQRITLGFGLSAQQAQAAAEPILDWAQQHRQAGEAAAQFFGEQLASGREELARYGIELDQSKDRVTAMIEAFQKTSGGAARAAIVNKEEHQLLVQYGRETEKLGNIARAVALPFIQVLVPALGQTAQILGQLAGVVQPFVPVLAAVTPTVLKLALAWGALSGSMTLVKMAVNPLRTAFVLLTGTTIAQYGRALTATIAKHGLIKGSLASITSASGLAATALRLVAVAGLGFVAFMVGWLIGSMINELEVGGARIKDWVAKIMADIAAWWAHFDANVEKGWNWIKLTFSNSLTALKVVVLEFLVWVADKFDNALGRKIGFTIDPTGLKDSLDQAKKQLADSAGKLIADNAAVDLRAKAKAGWWLDVGQDILDEGKQAVRNNQAQGAGNAQDLTNLSNFDQDALEAQVKKAEADRKAAEEAQLERKRKIYAEETKAQRLEADGDQEAADAIRRRLREMEAEADLGADARDLIRERLDLEDRLTQEKRAQQAVADSQAILEKQLNRLQSERQLAEQRRDRTTAVRILEQEQVLIGQIIAGYQAAAAAAASPLEQAEALAQIAQWQQFLEDLKTGAGASRLSQAQQNYQALDDPIQHFQSLSDGSQGGILEYLAQVGTTADQVAEGIKSTLGSAVSSITDGISSWINGTLSFGAAAAQIGQSILNTMLRTVVEMGVQWLVNKALVLTGMTAIETAADAHRVARVAKENAAEAATLPAKSAGAVAAGISSFGIALAFGAVALAAIMAAFGAFETGGVVRGGEQLIRVNEKGTEAVLNNRAYRTFGETFIAGLNTGQLLLDALPGDVAHSLTRPADPAGTGAAMGGSGGGASGAQAVNVAILDKSSNARAWLESSEGSRFLYDKVKGVMKDVS, from the coding sequence ATGAATAACTTACTTCAGGTCATCCTCGACTTCAAGGCCAATTTGAACGGCCTCGACCGCTTCGTGTCCGCCTACAAGGCGCGCATGGAACAGGTCGAAGCGTTCAATGCCCGTATCCAGAACGGCGAGGCCGCCCTGCGCGGGATGCTCACGAAGCTCGGCAGTGTCCTGGGCGCCGCCGCCCTCTACCGCTACACCCAGGAGGCCCGCGCTGCCGAAGAGGCCCAGAACGAACTGACGCAGGCCCTGCGGCGAACGGGGCAGGTGCAGTACCGCGACCAGTTGCTCGCCCAGGCGGATGCCCTGGAGGAGGTGACGAAGTTCAGCGCCGAACAGGTCCAGGCCGTGCAGCGCATCACCCTCGGCTTCGGCCTGTCCGCTCAGCAGGCTCAGGCCGCCGCCGAACCCATCCTCGACTGGGCACAGCAGCACCGCCAGGCCGGGGAGGCCGCCGCCCAGTTCTTTGGCGAGCAGCTCGCCTCCGGCCGCGAGGAACTCGCCCGCTACGGGATCGAGCTGGACCAGAGCAAGGATCGCGTCACCGCCATGATTGAGGCGTTCCAGAAAACCTCTGGAGGGGCCGCCCGCGCCGCCATCGTCAACAAGGAGGAACACCAACTGCTCGTCCAGTATGGCCGCGAGACGGAGAAGCTAGGAAACATCGCCCGCGCTGTCGCTTTGCCGTTTATCCAGGTGCTGGTCCCCGCCTTGGGGCAGACGGCACAAATCCTCGGGCAGTTGGCCGGGGTCGTCCAACCTTTCGTCCCTGTCCTCGCGGCCGTCACCCCGACTGTGCTGAAACTGGCCTTGGCCTGGGGCGCACTCTCCGGCTCGATGACTTTGGTCAAGATGGCCGTCAACCCGCTGCGGACAGCCTTTGTGCTGCTCACCGGCACGACGATCGCCCAGTACGGGCGGGCGCTCACGGCCACCATTGCCAAGCATGGCCTCATCAAAGGGAGTCTCGCCTCAATTACCTCGGCCAGCGGACTGGCGGCGACGGCCCTGCGTCTGGTCGCTGTGGCCGGGCTCGGCTTTGTCGCCTTCATGGTTGGCTGGCTCATCGGCTCCATGATTAACGAGCTGGAGGTCGGCGGCGCCCGGATCAAGGACTGGGTGGCGAAGATCATGGCTGATATTGCGGCGTGGTGGGCTCACTTCGACGCGAACGTCGAGAAGGGGTGGAACTGGATAAAGCTCACCTTCTCCAATTCACTGACGGCGCTGAAGGTCGTCGTGTTGGAGTTTCTCGTCTGGGTTGCCGACAAATTCGACAATGCGCTCGGGCGCAAAATCGGCTTCACGATCGACCCGACCGGCCTGAAGGACTCGCTTGACCAGGCGAAAAAACAATTGGCCGACTCTGCGGGCAAACTCATCGCCGACAACGCGGCTGTCGATCTCCGGGCCAAGGCCAAGGCTGGTTGGTGGCTGGATGTCGGACAGGACATCCTGGACGAGGGCAAGCAGGCGGTCCGTAACAATCAGGCGCAAGGGGCGGGGAATGCCCAGGACCTGACCAATTTATCCAACTTCGACCAAGATGCGCTGGAGGCCCAGGTTAAGAAGGCCGAAGCCGACCGCAAAGCGGCGGAGGAAGCGCAGCTCGAGCGCAAGCGGAAGATCTACGCGGAGGAAACCAAGGCTCAGCGGCTTGAGGCCGATGGCGACCAGGAGGCGGCGGACGCGATTCGCCGCCGTCTGCGGGAGATGGAGGCCGAGGCGGACCTCGGGGCCGACGCCCGCGACCTGATCCGGGAGCGGCTCGATCTGGAGGATCGTCTGACACAGGAGAAGCGCGCCCAGCAGGCCGTGGCCGATTCCCAGGCGATCCTGGAAAAGCAGCTCAACCGCCTGCAGTCCGAGCGGCAACTGGCCGAACAGCGGCGCGACCGCACGACGGCCGTCCGCATCCTGGAGCAGGAACAGGTCTTGATCGGGCAGATCATCGCGGGCTACCAGGCGGCGGCGGCAGCGGCAGCCTCTCCGCTGGAACAGGCCGAGGCGCTCGCGCAGATCGCCCAGTGGCAGCAGTTCCTCGAAGACCTGAAAACCGGCGCGGGCGCGTCCAGGTTGTCCCAGGCCCAGCAGAACTACCAGGCGCTGGATGACCCGATCCAGCACTTCCAGTCCCTCTCGGACGGCAGCCAGGGTGGCATCCTCGAGTATCTCGCGCAGGTGGGCACGACCGCCGATCAGGTGGCCGAGGGCATCAAGAGCACGCTCGGCTCCGCCGTCTCCAGCATCACGGACGGCATCAGCAGTTGGATCAACGGCACGCTCAGCTTCGGCGCGGCCGCCGCGCAGATCGGCCAGTCCATCCTCAACACCATGCTGCGCACGGTCGTTGAAATGGGTGTGCAGTGGCTCGTCAACAAGGCGCTCGTGCTCACCGGCATGACTGCGATCGAGACCGCCGCCGACGCCCACCGGGTGGCCCGCGTGGCCAAGGAAAACGCCGCCGAGGCGGCCACGCTTCCGGCCAAGAGCGCCGGGGCCGTCGCCGCCGGGATCAGCTCCTTCGGGATCGCGCTCGCCTTCGGGGCGGTCGCTCTGGCCGCGATCATGGCCGCCTTCGGGGCCTTCGAGACCGGGGGCGTCGTGCGCGGGGGCGAGCAGCTCATCCGCGTGAACGAAAAGGGGACCGAGGCCGTGCTCAACAACCGCGCCTATCGCACCTTCGGAGAAACCTTTATCGCGGGGCTGAACACCGGCCAGCTCCTGCTCGATGCGCTCCCCGGGGATGTCGCCCACTCGCTGACGCGTCCGGCCGATCCGGCCGGGACGGGGGCGGCGATGGGCGGCAGCGGCGGCGGTGCCTCCGGGGCGCAGGCCGTCAATGTGGCGATCCTCGACAAGTCCTCCAACGCCCGCGCCTGGCTGGAATCATCCGAGGGGTCGCGCTTCCTGTACGACAAAGTCAAAGGCGTCATGAAGGACGTGAGCTGA